The following nucleotide sequence is from Cucumis sativus cultivar 9930 unplaced genomic scaffold, Cucumber_9930_V3 scaffold97, whole genome shotgun sequence.
aagacaagtggaattgcacgtgcacaggtgatggaattggaggaagtggaaaccaccttagtggggacaacagttagttacaggggggaggttaaaagggagagatggaaggaaagatgggggttggttaatcagtttctggaagtggaggggctgtattttctggagagcagaattacagaagttgttcagttactttaatcttagaaagtgttttccattatcgtaaactacttttgatgtttgaatgttttattttgtacttggttattgtctgtaatagtacttatttgttctgtgttttcaagactggtttgagtattgtattctgtaatagtttggttgcttaatgaaacaaataagaaccattacttggtgttctatcagcttctcaatcaagcattcacatctcaataaggtatcatacatgcaatcaaacaatcacaacatacataccatttactcaaaacgacctaaaacatgctcaaaacgtgtctaagtttcacttgaactttcaaaacgacctaaaacagcttacgtgtaggttcgtaactcataacctacgaaaaaagttcaaacattgtgaaaaaagcactacaagacccaaaatggcaaccaagtgtgtaagtgcaacaaacttaattcaaaccaacctaaaacgtgctcaaaacgtgtctaggtattacttgagttttcaaaaacgacctagcaaatcctaagtgtaagttcgtaactcataatctaccaaaaaggttgaaaaaagcatttcaagaccaaaaatgacaaccaagtgcaacaaactcaatctaacctaaaatgtattcaaaacgtgtgtaagtatcacttgaattttcaaaacgaccaagcaatgcttaagtgtaagtttgtaactcacaacctaccaaaatttcaaaaagtatgaaaaaagtacttcaagacccaacatgtcaatcaaatgtgtgtaaaaacttagtttcaaaccaaccttaaaacgagttcaaaacgtgtctaagttttcacttgaactttcaaaacgacctaacaaatattcaatacaagttcataagtcataacctagcaaaaagttcaaaatttttgaaaaagacactccaaaacccaaaatgtcaagtgtgtaagtgcaacgaacttagttctatacaaacctaacaagttattgaaaacacgtataagttttcaaacaccctaacaacgcttaagtgtaagtttataactcataacttaccaaaaatttcaaaaagtgtgaaaaaaaatctttcaagactcaaaatggcaaccatggctgtatgtaaaactaacttagtttgtaacaacctaaaaggtgttcaaaaaatgtttaagtatcactcgaactttaaaaacgacacctaataatgctttagtgttacttcataactcataacctaccaaaaagttcaaaaaatgtagaaaaagcactccaaaatccaaaatggcaaccaagtgtgtaagtgcaacaaacttagtctcaactttaaaattagtgcgagttgggaaatgtattaactcaagcatgatgtaaaaacttgaaacgacttaaatatttatttcaccatcacataaaaacagtaattaaatatagataacatgtgtaaataaagggagaatcacctttctagcagtagctttagagtaagaccaaacaccatcctcctacttgtaaatctgctcgattgtctactttgttctacactcgtcatttcaccgtctcaggccatccattgaattggccacccagccttggcatacaagagtatgtctcagcctgttaacaaataccactaaaactaagcaagacgaagaaaaaagttttcaaaaaattacctaacttttaggtcttcatgtgaccTTTAAGTACTTCTgttttctccttcaactctttgacagattgctgaaattatgtgtttctgcaatgtttaccagaacatgaaagattcattacgaaaataaataccatgaatacaaaccatgaagaaatagttaaaacagtcaatacaagaagaaaaaagttcacttgaaaacgacctaaaacagtatcacttgaacaaaatgtgtctaagtatcacttgaactttcaaaatgacctaaaatagcttacgtgtaggttcgtaactcataacctacgaaaaaagttccaatagtgtgaaaaaagcactacaagacccaaaatggctaccaagtgtgtaagtgtaacaaacttagttcaaaccaacctaaaacgtgctcaaaacgtgtctaggtattacttgagttttcaaaacgacctagcaaatcctaaatgtaggttcgtaactcataatctctaccaaaaaggttgaaaaaagcatttcaagaccaaaaattgacaaccaagtgcaacaaactcaatctaacctaaaaatgtattcaaaacatgttgaaccaacaaagatacacaccagcaaacttttgaacataggacctcctaaactactcacttttgaacataggacttcctcaactatctactcacttCTGAACATATTATAAGAAACGTTCCACgtgaactaaccaacttttactcgcATAGAACTCTTATCGTGAACTTAAACTCCAAGGCTTCCTCGTAGACTGCTTCTCCACGAAACACTTGGTTCTTCTCACGAAGACCACCCAAAAACTCCTAGTCTAacactcaaaactttcatttcttaacttACGCAAAGACTTTTTCGCTTCTTATCGCACAACTTCTTTCGCGAACTACCAACTTATCGCAAAAAAGTATACTTAACCGTAAAAGATCATATCACTTAATCTTTCCATGGATTTATTCGAACACcaacttcttaattcttagCCGAATTTTACTTCCTTACTCGAATTAGAAATGAGTCGCACAACTTCTTCGCGAACTACCCACTGAATCGCAATAACgtatacttaaccataaaattttttatcacTTAATCCTTTTCATGGATTTATTCAAATGCCAAATTCTTAATACCTagccaaattttacttcatcaCTCCAATTAGAAATGAGTCTCACATTTAGAGCCTATCGCTTCTTTAAGATACATGATCTTATCGATTCAGAGAAATTAACCACAAgcgttattagttttgatgatcTGGCATTGGATTGGTACCAAGCACAAGAAGAGTtggaagtttttaagaattgggCTGCCCTGAAAGAACGAATGCTTGTACAGTTTCGATCAATTCGAGAAGGAACTTTGGTTGGaagatttttctcaatcaaacagAAAACGAATGTAGAAGAATACCGTAACCGATTTGATCACTATTTAGCTCTGGTAGAATTTCTTCAAACGGTATAGTGATACCTGGAATTCATGCTCATTGAACATGTTGATCCATTCTTTCTGTATAAGCTGCTGAATCCCTCTCAAAAAATGAGAACTTTGCTGTCGTATCTGAGGAGGACatgttttcaatcaacatTGGAGTAGGGAGACACATTGGATAAACAAGGGACAAACTATGCTGAAAGTTCAAACGATGATTGGCAACAAGATGAATGAATGTGATGACATTTTCACAGGTGACACGACGGTTTTTTCCTCCAGGAAGTAgctcttcttcaatttgctttccatattcattgtttataataacaaaatatagctCTAGTTCAGGAATGTCACCTTCATAATTTAAGATAAGAAGTGAGAAAAAGATTCTACCAAGATACTAGATTGATCTAGATCATTGATCAACAGGCTAAGTGTGGTATCAGCTAAAAGTGATACCAGGGAATACACacctttaagaaaataaggtgGCGATACAATTCAGGATCCAAGGATGGCAAGTCATTTAGATAGTTATACATGTTGTGATGATAAACATTGGAAATATTCAATGTTGGGTTAAATATTATTCCATCTTTATACCATGCAACCATGCAATATTAAActctcataaattatatagaaagctgatagacctcccatagtaaaggtgtattcccgtagggacaagaataggaagaagaaagaatgattgagagttagttggtatttttccatttgtgtgggcccttaggaatgtgtttgttagagtggggccaagtattttattatttctctgAGCAATTACTTAAGTGTCTTGCGTGGGAGGGTATGGGTATCTTTTTGGACATATGATTTTGGTATAGACTCTCATTAGAGTGTGGAGAAACTGGGGAGCTCTCAAATCCTTCCCcacagttgataaataaaattgtggctaaagccttaacaattttggtatcagagccatcTTTCCTGGTATGGTTGGTAAGATGGAAGCTAGGATAGTTGAACTGGAAGAAGGTTTAGAGGGAGTAACCACAGGGACGACTGAAATGGAAAGTAGAGTAGAAGCAAAATTTTACAAGTAGAAGAACGACAATTAGCATTTgaaaggaagatgaagaaacaatTTGCGGAAGCAGAAGTTCGAAGTACAATGGCTGAACAAAAGATTGAGGATAATCGGTAAAAATTGAGTGAggatatgaaattgttaataCACAGGATGGGAGTGATGGGAAGTGCTTCAAAAGGATCCACATCTAGTGAAAGAATCATTACGGACAAGGGAAAGGGAATAATGAATGAGGAAcaagttcaagaagaaaaaagtgaacaaaaaaaCTAACCCGGTGGTGGATGAGGGAGTTGGAGTACCATGTGCACCAAATATCCGTGAGATACCCCTTTTTGACATGAGGCTACGAAAACTGGAGGTGTCGATATTTAAAGGggaggaagaaagagaatgtGGATGGATAGCTACAACGTGTGGAGCGCTATTTTGTGGTGAATATCTGACGGAGAGAGATAAGTTGGATGCGGCGGTCCTGTGCTTGGAGGGGGAAGCTTTGGACTGGTATCAATGGAAGgaggatagaaagaaaatcggCAGCTGGACAGAATTCCGATAGCTTCTGTGGGCCAGATTCAAAGCGTCCGACCAAGGAGATAAACACGCAAGGTTGATGAAATTACAGCAGGAGACCACCGTGAGGGATTACCGGCGGCGATTTGAACAATTTTCGGTCGGCCTTAAAGATATGAGTGATGCAGCCCTAGAAAGTAAGTTTGTGTGTGGGCTGAAGGAAGAGATCCAAAGTGAGATCTGAAAATTGAATCCAGTGGGCCTAGAGGCTAAAATGTTAATGGCCCAAATAATTGAGAAGATGATCGAGTGGTTCAATTGAAGAGAATTCATGGGGCAAGTGGAAACcctaatttatcaattaaaatgtcaaatagtgGGCCAAGCAGGTCGAGAAGTCAAACTAGGTCAAAGGCCTCAGATCGGGTCGCTACATCACGAACGATTACGATTAACCCTAGCCGAAATTCGTCGTACTCGTCCACGACGATTACTTCATCGAAGGAATCGGGCGCGAAGAGTACGTTGTCTCAACCATACCGCCGAATGACTGACAACGAAGTGCAgattaagaaggaaaaaggtttgtgttttagatgtGACGAGAAGTTTAGTCTAGGGCACCGCTACAAAAGACGTGAATTGAACATCATTGCTGTACAAGAAGGGGAAGACTTAAGTGACAAAACCGATCAAGTGGGGGAAGTTAATACAGAAAATAGTGAATCTGTAAATAAATTCATTGGTAGGTTTCAATTCGCcgaaaaccataaaaattaaaggagaaaTAAGGGGACGTGAGGTTGTGGTGCTGATCGATGGGGGAGCCACACAATTTTATTGCAGAAGAGGTAGTCAAAGAGCTAAAAATTTCAGTAGAAACCATGGATGCATATGGGGTTGTTATGGGAACCGGAGGCGTAGTCCAAGCAACCAGTGTGTGTAAGGATGTAAACCTGACAATTGCCAATTTATCAATCACTCACGATTTTCTCCCTCTACCACTCGGAGTGCCGACGTTATATTAGGAGTTACTTGGTTGGAAATGTTAGGGAAAGTAGTTTTTTATTACAAGTTGTCGGAGATGGAATTCTCACTGGGTGAATGGGTGGTAATTCTTCAAGGGGATAGAAGTTTAGTAAGATCCCAAGTGTCACTGAAATCGATAATGAAAACCTTTGAGAAGGAAGATCAAGGCGTGTCAATCGAATTAAGTGCAGTTGTACAGTGGGGAGTGGGCGAAGCAAGGGAACACATAGTAGACTACTTGAGTAAACTACAACCAGAAATTCAAAAAGTTCTTCAGTCCTTTAGCGTTGTGTTTGAACCAAGCAATCAATTACCCCCACCAGGGGCTCGTGCAGTGAACGTGCGCCCGTATCGTTATCCCcaattttagaaagatgaGATAGAGAAACTAGTTAAGGAAATGCTGCTAGCCGGAATAATTCAGCCAAGCAAAAGTGCCTTTTCAGTGCTCcttgttaagaaaaaggatGGTAGCTGGCGATTTTGCGTTGATTACTGAGCACTGAATCTTGCCACTATACCAGATAAGTATCTGATTCCTGTTGTTGATGAACTGTTAGACAAATTATTTGGGCAACCATATTctccaaaattgatttaaagttaGGTTATCAGCAAATTCGGGTGCGGGCAGCCGATGTTCACAAAACAGCGTTTCGAACCCACGAGGGGCCCTATGAATTCCTTGTGATGCTGTTTGGGTTGAAACGCTCCGGCAACATTCCAATCAATCATGAGTAATGTTCTTCGCCCATATTTAcgcaagtttgttttggttttctttgatgacatcttaatttacagcaagtccttggacgaccatttgcaccaattggcaatggttttggaaactctagtagctcatcaactggtagccaactttaaaaaatgccaatttgcggttgacaaaattgaatacttgggCCATGTTATTTCTTCAGAGGGGGTGGCAGcggatccaacaaaaatagaagcgaTGGTTAAATGGCCAGCACCCAAGAACGTGAAGGAGCTAGGTGGGTTTTTTGGGGCTAACGGGGTATTATCGGAAATTTGTTGCAAACTACGGTTCTATTGTGCTGCCCCCCTTGACACAactgttaaaaaaaggtaactttaaGTGGAATGAGACGACCGAGAACGCATTTCAGCAGTTAAAAGTCAGCAATGATGTCTGCCCCGATGCTAGGTATTCctgatttttcacaaagttttgtgCTGGAAACTGATGCTTCGGGTGTGGGTATTGGGGATGTcctaatgcaaaatcaacgaccagtggcctttttcagtcaagctttacctattacccataggtttaaggctgtttatgaacgggagcttatggcaatagtgctggctgttcaaaaatatctattgggtaagccttttgtggtgcgtacagatcagaaaagtttgaagtttcttcttgaacaacgggctatcgggggagaatatcagagatggatcgctaaactattggggtatgattttgtgattgagtacaagaaaggattggaaaacaaagcgTGTGGGAAGATATTAGTACGGATTTTATTGAGGGCCTCCCCAAATCCGAGGGTTATGATGTTATATTGGTAGTTGCGGATCTTCTTTCCAAGTATGCACATTTCATCCCCTTGAAACATCCATTTGGTGCAAAAGTGGTTGCTGCTGTTTTTATGCGAGAGATTATTCGTTTGCATGGATGCCCCCGAAGTATAGTGTAGGATCGTGATCGTATTTTCACAAGTCTATTCTGGGAAGAGTTGTGGAGGTTGTTGGAAACTCAGTTGAGACGAAGCACCACTTACCACCCCCAAACGGATGGTCAAACAGAAGTTGTCAATCGAGGGGTGGAGACGTATCTAGGGTGTTTTTCTATGAACACACCTAAACAATGGGTTAAATGGCTAGCTTGGGCTGAATTAAGCTATAATACAACAGTCCGTACAGCCACATTGATGACCCCCTTCGAGGCCCTCTATGGGCGACCACCCCCCTCTATATTACCATATGTGAAGGGCTCGAGCCGGGTGAATGATGAAGTAgaccatttgatgaaagaaagagatgaaattttgggcgttttgaaggccaatttacTGAAAGCACAGCAGCGAATGGTCAAATATGCTAATGCTAAAAGACGGGAGGTGCAGTTTGAGGTTCATGATTGGGTTTATGTGAAGTTACGCCCTTACCGACAGTCCTCTCTCAGCCGTTTTAAGCACTCCAAATTGGCCCCAAGATTCATTGGTTCATTTATGATCGTGGCACGAATTCGTTTCGTTGCATACCGTTTGGCCCTTCCCAAGGAATCGCTTATACACCCGGtctttcatgtttctgttCTTCGCAAGGTCGTGGGTTCAAACAGGCCATTattcccaatttcaaaagatttggctgctgatttgtctatgcaagtgtctccggtagaagtattgggagttcgcaaaacaatagaaaaggaggacaacttagaagttttgatccgttggagtgaggggacacttgaaagtgcaacgtgggaacaagctgctcttattcaagaatcagtttcctgaattccaccttgaggacaaggtggctATTTGGGGGCGGgtaatgatagacctcccatagtaaaggtgtattcccgtagagacaagaataggaagaagaaagaatgattgagagttagttgatatttttctatttgtgtgggcccttaggaatgtgtttgttagagtggggccaagtattttgttatttctctaaGCAATTACTTAAGTTTCTTGAGTGGAAGGGTATGGGTATcttgattttggtatagaCTCTCATTAGAGAAGTGTGTAGAGATTGGGGAGCTCTCAAATCCTCCCCcacagttgataaataaaattttggctaaagcCTTGACAAAAGCTAATGTAGAACATCCCccttctttatgtttcttgagttttatcctagaggaggtgtttgaattaccatttttatagtttaggattagttatttgaattaacaattttgtatcttgagttagttataagtaaactaactcaaccccaagttagtttaacaactcttgtaatctccagcctataaaaaggcttctcattttcattaataaatgataaaaaaaaaggcattatacataaagatttcctagctttgcaattacaGCATCAAAAGCAATGTACAGTTCAGATGAGACTTTATTCCAGTATAGAGTAGCTCTGTAATTGCAGATCAAGAAAGTGAATGTAGCATGGAAAtcccaaattcaacatttggaaGTTAGCAATTGACAATCTCATTAGTAGGCAGTGCAcccataataaaatgtaagatttttagaaccctaaaaattcaagtaactTGCAACTAGTCATTGTCATGACCATCAATACTACGATTAGTGGATcagcacaaaatacaaaacagtaagacagtaaatctttaaaaaccttacttctgttttaacttgctcaagaagaatgttgcaaaaagtatatcaacaagaaTTCCTTCAAACATGACCTACAGGAAGAAGGgtaaaacaacaacatcctgtcaaaaatcatttaatgtgattgagatcttttagcatgactgcttgagaacttttagcacaaccgggcagcaacttcaataacagaaaaacatgcataatgtaggaagacagcagatttcaaattatgacattgtatttatgaatgtcaggcgatacattaatgttccaaaattcaaccaaagtatGGGGTGAAAGATATATAAGAATCTTCCACGATAAGGCCAAGACCAGGAtatccttatccaaaaaaagaaaaaactaatcaaccaaagtaaattCCATGTATGATTGGGAATTATGGCCATACCTTTGCCAAAAGAACTtcgaggaaatggaaaaactggAGATGTTGCTCATGTATCATTCCCGAACCAGGATTGGGGTAGAGCAAATGGTCAGCAATTTGCTGGATTACCAAGcagaaaataacttatattagaaaaaatgaacaatacatacccacatattactgaaattttatgaaacagATTTCAagcaaccaatttttatattgaaatgtgatctcacaactatttttattttgaaaagcgaTTTCAAACAACTATGGCTGTCTCATCACGCTTCATGTTATCCAATAATACTACAGGATTAACAAAGCCATGCCATGCTAATAATAAGGAATGTCGTGATAACCTTAAATAAACCATACTGCACGTCAAAGGCTGCCCGTGTAATGTTCTCCAtgacatctttaaaaataccacCACCATCAATTCCTGCCTCCTCAACTccaaattcattaacaaaagacaCACGTATCTGCATGCAGAAAAGTGAAGCAATTGacccaacacaaacaagaaaaaactaataaacaattacaagtaaCTCTGCAACTATAGGATGCAGAAGAGGGAAGGGGTCGTTTTCACGagggcaaagaaaaagatagaaaaaagtaagataacaatttcatttttcataaatcatggaAGTCTGAAATTACCGATCCTTGAAGATCAACTTCAGACAATGCACTCATCTGACTGAAAGCATCTTCCAATATATGATTTCGTCGAATTCTAAACCGGTTTCTGGCAAAAACAGCAAGAGATCCATTCCTTTGCCTAGCTGCTGCTAGTTGTGTCTGTGAAATGAGTTATAGAGAAagtaaccataaataaaaaatatcttacataTTTCTATAACTAACAGTCGtccaagaaattcaatattgtggataaggaaaccaaaaaaataacttgcttACAGTGAAAATCTTAACCCTGCTAGTAAACGGTACTAAAAAGGGAACTCGCTTGTGTATATCATTTGCTCTGGTATTTTCTATCACTgcctacaaagaaacaaggccaagtaaataattagaattacgaTCAGATAGCAGGTCGTTAGAACCAAAACATTCATTGAGAACAATTACctgtgaaatgaaataatcattCATCGCGTCAGCATGGAAGTCACTGGGTGGTGTAAACTGCCGTCTATTGTTCCAGTCTTGCAACTACA
It contains:
- the LOC116406410 gene encoding E3 ubiquitin-protein ligase UPL6-like, encoding MNDYFISQAVIENTRANDIHKRVPFLVPFTSRVKIFTTQLAAARQRNGSLAVFARNRFRIRRNHILEDAFSQMSALSEVDLQGSIRVSFVNEFGVEEAGIDGGGIFKDVMENITRAAFDVQYGLFKQIADHLLYPNPGSGMIHEQHLQFFHFLEVLLAKVMFEGILVDILFATFFLSKLKQKNT